acatacggatgtatgtagacatatttaggaacggagggagtagtattttgTTTGTACAGTCGAGTGTCATAAGCTCATTTGTAATGTTCTTTAGCATAACTTCCCTTATAGACCATTGTTTAGTTTATTCCTTTTATTTGCACACTAAATTGTCATAACTTTTGAGTGGCTGCTGCATATCATTATGTTTCTTGATTTAATTTCTCTTTCCTGATATATGTTTTTATTCACTTTTCAGGTTAAGTTCCTATCTTTTTCGTCATGAAAGCTGCTAAATCTCAAGTCTACGCCAGTTTATATGCCTCTTAATTTTCAAATGGCTGTTTTGTCCTATGTTATAACTTAATGAATCTCAAGTCTACGCCAGTATATGCCACTATGCCATTTATGATGTAATGTTAATGACTGCTTGACTATGTGATAATATGCTCTGATATTGTCGGGTTTAAAAGTCAAAAAATGCTTATTTCCCTTTGATTTTGCCTTTTGGAGTGCTGGAGTAGGTAGTCCTGCGTATTGGTAAAGAGGCGTTTCTGTTATTGGATGGCAGTAGCTGGTTCTTTTTGGAAATATACTCGTCTTGGTACTGTGAATCATGTATGTATTTGGTATCTGCCAATGCCAATGTTCCGGCCACTGCCAATGCCAATCTTCGGGTAATGTTTCTGGGTTAGTGTTTGTAACCATAACCATATTGCTTATTTGAGACCAGCCGACTGGGAGTTGAGTTAACCTTTTCGGCAAACTCATCCTAAGCACATAATGGTGATGCCGTGCAAGAACTAATGCAAAAGCAAGGAATACACGCAAAAGAGATGGACAAGCTGAACAACCTGAACGTTTAGTGCACTATCCAAACTCACAGCATCTTCCGATGTCTCTGTATGGGGAGTCTGGATGGTTAATACCGCACACTTCTactatttcctttctttttcgCGCCTGTGGCCTGCTGCCAGCAGCTTGAAGTTTAAAAAACCAAAACCAAGTGTTGAGAGCAAAATATTTTCCGGACGGGAATATACTTAAGGCAGGATTTAAGAGAGGTTCTTCTTACACATGGCAAAGCATCTGGGCGGGACTGCAACGTTTAAAAGAATCTGGAGGGTGAGAAAATTGATATATGGGATGGTCATTGGATTCCCTCGAGTCCCACAAGGATGGTCTTCACAAGAAGAGGTAATTCACTGTTGAGAATAGTAAATGAATGGATGATCCCGGACACGAGGATTTACAGCAATCAAGGTTCAGTTTCAGTTAATCCGGTGTGGGATCTAGTCTGGAAGCTAGAGGTCCCTAGCAAAATTAAAATATTCATTTGGCGGGCACTTCACGGCCTCATTCCGGGTATGGCCGTGCTTGCCCATAGACACATAGAGGTCTCGCCGATCTGCCCAGTATGTCAAACAGGTCTTGAGGATATGAAGCATCTGTTGTCTACCTGCCCACGTGCCTCCCAGGTTTGGCGTGCTCTTGGACTGGATCTGGATGAAATCATAGAACAAGCAGTGCAGGTTGATCGCTCTGGCTCAGTTGTACTGGAGGACATTCTCAGGAGGCCGAGAGGTCCCTCTCCGGTTCTTGGTCAGCTGGGACTACATGAAACAGTAGCAGTGGCATCTTGGTACATTTGGTGGGAGCGTCGTCAGATGCGCAAAGGGGAAACAGTGAAAACTCCAGAAAGTACAGCGTTTGCTATTCATGCGATCACTACTAATTCAGCACTGAAGCAGTCAAGTGTCCCCGTTAAAGCTGTCTGGGTTAAACCCATCATCGGATCATATAAACTGAATACAGACGCATCGTTGTTCGAAAAGAAGCAGTTGCAGGTGTGGCTAAACCGTTTGATTTTGCTGCAAGTGCAGCGACAGCAGAAGCTCTGGCTGTCCAAAGTGGCCTTCAGCTTGTTCATCATATTGGATGCTTGAGGGTACTAGGTGAATCAGATTGTCTGGAGGTCATCAACGCTTGCAATGGAGATGCAGACATCCTGGCTCCATATACACCAATACTTGCAGATTGCTTCCATTTGGCTCATGACATACTctctccgtttcaaaatagatgactcaactgcAATGATCTTGCGTCACCGTGAGCACTCCGGGTACAGAATTTTTGCTTGATGATCATCCCTCACCATCTTGCTGGAGTGAATTATGGCAAAGGACTCGATCCCCACAGTTATTCTCTTCTTCAATGAAATCCTCTGCCTTTTAGTCCAGGGGAACCTGATCTTCTTCTCGTCTTTGCAGTTGTCACAGTCCAACCTACTATACAGGAACACATCCTCCAGATTCACGGCCGCTGTCATAACACGTCTGACATAATTCACAAAGCAATCTTCAGATTCAAAGCCACAGATGACAAGTGTAACCAAACTCCGGTGTTGGAAATCAGCTGCGGCCTCATCCCACTCTACACCCTTGTCCTCGCTATATaattcttttttcctcttctccTCATCCATCTCCATTGAACACGCATGATCCCATACCTGCATGACAAAAACAACAAAGATGAAAATATATTTTCAATAGAGCAGACATTTGTACTAACATTAAGACCATGTTGCAAAATGAGATGTTTAGGTAAGCACATACTGTGATGTATAGATCCTTCAGTAAGGGTGCAGCTTCAAGAATAAACATTGTCCAGGTGAGATCATACCCTTCAGGAATATTAACCAGATTCACAAACCTTAGTTGGCGAAACACAGACGCCAGACTTTGCGTTGGACATTCTGGTTGAACCCAAATCTGCAAGGAAAAAACACATGATGAGATGAGCGGAGAAGAAGTGAAGCCACGGCTCACAAAGCGACAATCTTGACATACCTTTTCGGATTTAAATCCCAACTTCAGATTTTGTACAGACGTACTGCTAAGAAACTCACTTAACTTGAACATTTTGTTGGAACTAAGGGCAACATTTGTGAGGCTTACAGCCTTGAGCAATGGGACATGACCAATAAATAGTGGATCGTCATAATCTATCCAGCCGTCAAACACTAACTGTGTGAGTTGAGGGAGCCAGCTGAGCTTAACATGAGAGAGAAGACACTGGACAATACAAAGCTCACTGAGATGAGCATGGTCAACTTGCAGCGTGCTGTGTTCACCACAGTCACAATTGTACAAGTGCAGATGCTTCAACTGCTTGCAGGAGACTAGGATGCTGGATATGTCTGATTCACCAAATCTCAAATTCTCTAGGTCAAGGCTAGTGAGACCACCAAATGCATTTGAACAAGCATCAAAGAACACCATGAATTTTCTAGCACAGGTGATTAGTTCATCATCATCTATTTCAGCGATGTCATCCTTCCCTGTCCTAACAGTGAATTTGGCAACCTCAACCAAGTGTGTTGCCATGACATGACCAACAGCACGTCCGATGGATAGGGGGGCATCATCTCTCAAGTAGAATGTTGTAGATAGAAGGCGGATGGTGTGTTCACCTGGATTTCTGCGTGCCAGTATGCTCTCTGTCGCTTGAACCACAGCCGCATTGGTCCGGACCAATTCTTCAACAGAGACGTTGGTGTGTAACACACCCTCGGGCAGGAAGTCCTGCACGCTTATTATAAGCCGAGACAGCTTGGCGCAGAGCTGACCCCACCGTCTGGCAAGGATGCTGGTTCTTGCAGCCTCTGGGACATTGAGTCGGTCAAGAATGTTGACCAGAATGTCGTCAGGCAATGCACTGAGCCTATCATCTCTACTGCCTTTCTGCATTTGGCATGGAAACAAATAGGAGTTGATTTCAGTAGTCGCAAATATTCTCAGTTAATGCAATTACAATTGCAGAAGACATAACTTCAATGTAGTACAAATATTACAAACTTGGCATATTTCTGCAATATTAAAGAAGCAATTTTTATACAATCGCAAAGTTGCAAGTTTCTTAGAATAACAGGAGGCTCCATTGCATAATTTTTAACTCCGACTAAAGGGTTCTCTCTGAAAACAATATATATTATGTAAAGGAAGGGCAATTCCAATGTAGTACAAGCCACACAGACTTGCATATTTTTTGGCACGCAAAAATTGCAATTATCAAATTTTGATTCAGTTTCGAAGATGTTAAATTTTATACAATTGCAGAGATGCGATTTGATGTAGTCCAAGAGCAAAAAAAAAAACTATTCCCTGTAATAAGACTTCAAATAGATGCAATTTGGAGTACAATTTTTAGACAGAAGACCTAGAGGAGAAGAGGACAGTGAACTCACCCCCATGGCTCCTGCGTAGATCCGCCGAGGCCCGAGAAGAATTGGATAATTGGTCACCGTGAATTGGCTCACGAGTTGCCGTCTCCTCCGAAGATTGGAGGCGAGAAGCGCGGTGTCCGCCCGGCCAGATATGTATATATCTGCTGGGTTGCCGCCACCAATGGAGACTCGGATAATGAATTCAAAACAGGACCTGCTTCTGATTGTAATCCGGAAAGGACTGCTTTGATTCCGGATTAGCCACTAAAAAAGGGAGCCGCTTTGATTTCCGACTGCGGCTCAGAGAGGAGCCGTTTGATTGCTTGGATTGCCGGTTGCAGCTCGAAGAGGAGCCGCTTGATTGCAGATCGCCGCTCCCAAAAGAGCTGCTGCTCTTGCTGATTCGATTGGGGACTGCAGCTCCCAAAGGGGGGGCTGCTTATTTGGTCGCCTGTTCGCAAGCAGCACTGGATCCTCATTCGAGGCATCCGACGGCGATTGCGACGGCGAGAGGGGGAAGATGGGCGCACGGCAGGCGGTGGCGCATAACTGACACCCGATCCCCTTTGCTCTCTGGTGGAACCCTAGgtgggaggagggggcggcgtgGAAGGGAGGATCGCCATTTATATGTGCCGTCTGCTGCGATGGGCGAATGATGGGCTAAGGCCCATTGTTCCTGACGTGAGGCCGAGCTGGGCCGAGCGGTGGATGGCGGTGGGGGAGATGAGTAGTCCAGTCCAATATTCCTGACTTTGTATGTGTATGTATCACACTTTGTATGTAGAAGCTCCTAGATTAGCCAGATTTGCTCTTAAATGTGAACGTTATCCCACTCTCTGTGGTCTTTGATCAATAAAGATTAGGCCTTACCCAAAAAAAAAATGTATCACACTTTGTTGATGCCAGCTTTTTGGCTGATTCTAATGAAGGTGCAACTGGGCCGATTCTAATCTAATTGCGAGTATTAATAAAAAGAATCCTCATCTTACCCGCCTGAGATCAGAGAATCCATTGCATTCCGTAGAGTTGCATAGTGCGTAGCCATCCACTTTCATCTGCACACACAATCAAAGACTCAGAAATAGAGCTGAAATATTATTTCAGCATTATTGGAAAACAACGGTTCCTAAAATTCTGAATTCATCCAGGGCAGGAAACAACATAGACAAATGACCACAGACAGAAAGGTTCGCTTTCTTTAT
The sequence above is a segment of the Aegilops tauschii subsp. strangulata cultivar AL8/78 chromosome 6, Aet v6.0, whole genome shotgun sequence genome. Coding sequences within it:
- the LOC109758207 gene encoding uncharacterized protein isoform X1 — translated: MKVDGYALCNSTECNGFSDLRRKGSRDDRLSALPDDILVNILDRLNVPEAARTSILARRWGQLCAKLSRLIISVQDFLPEGVLHTNVSVEELVRTNAAVVQATESILARRNPGEHTIRLLSTTFYLRDDAPLSIGRAVGHVMATHLVEVAKFTVRTGKDDIAEIDDDELITCARKFMVFFDACSNAFGGLTSLDLENLRFGESDISSILVSCKQLKHLHLYNCDCGEHSTLQVDHAHLSELCIVQCLLSHVKLSWLPQLTQLVFDGWIDYDDPLFIGHVPLLKAVSLTNVALSSNKMFKLSEFLSSTSVQNLKLGFKSEKIWVQPECPTQSLASVFRQLRFVNLVNIPEGYDLTWTMFILEAAPLLKDLYITVWDHACSMEMDEEKRKKELYSEDKGVEWDEAAADFQHRSLVTLVICGFESEDCFVNYVRRVMTAAVNLEDVFLYSRLDCDNCKDEKKIRFPWTKRQRISLKKRITVGIESFAIIHSSKMVRDDHQAKILYPECSR
- the LOC109758207 gene encoding uncharacterized protein isoform X2, with protein sequence MGKGSRDDRLSALPDDILVNILDRLNVPEAARTSILARRWGQLCAKLSRLIISVQDFLPEGVLHTNVSVEELVRTNAAVVQATESILARRNPGEHTIRLLSTTFYLRDDAPLSIGRAVGHVMATHLVEVAKFTVRTGKDDIAEIDDDELITCARKFMVFFDACSNAFGGLTSLDLENLRFGESDISSILVSCKQLKHLHLYNCDCGEHSTLQVDHAHLSELCIVQCLLSHVKLSWLPQLTQLVFDGWIDYDDPLFIGHVPLLKAVSLTNVALSSNKMFKLSEFLSSTSVQNLKLGFKSEKIWVQPECPTQSLASVFRQLRFVNLVNIPEGYDLTWTMFILEAAPLLKDLYITVWDHACSMEMDEEKRKKELYSEDKGVEWDEAAADFQHRSLVTLVICGFESEDCFVNYVRRVMTAAVNLEDVFLYSRLDCDNCKDEKKIRFPWTKRQRISLKKRITVGIESFAIIHSSKMVRDDHQAKILYPECSR